Proteins encoded together in one Mycobacterium simiae window:
- a CDS encoding protein kinase domain-containing protein, whose product MGQVYRAYDTSTDRIVALKVLPAHLAEDSEFQQRFRREARIAASLNDPHMVPIHSYGEIDGRLYVDMRLIEGRDLLQYIRDHGGRLDPQRAVAVIEQVAAALDTAHEVGLIHRDIKPSNILVTNREFVYLIDFGLARTAADTALTQSGHTMGTMAYMAPERFRGMTDHRADVYALACVLYECLTGRLPYPGDTFEEQLNAHLNTPPPRASFTAPGVPPALDDVIARGMAKDVDSRYQSAIEFAEAAKAALTGPPTAATPGPSHPAAAAAPHAPHPSAMVGPQAPPHASNRRLIVGIVAASIFTLTMVTILVIALVTHGDSTASNATSTTAPHPRTPKLGPAMGGPFGPTTAATPNGTAAPALPAFAPPPDLGANCQYPVVAADSPDASPKPVNPPPSGRVSTTPPVIKATISTNVGDIGLDLDNAKSPCTVNSFTSLARQQFFNDTSCARLTKTADVAALLCGGPDKDGGGGPGYEFADEYPTNQYPPGDPALRATVVYPRGTVAMATSDPNTNGSQFVLFFQDTETQPVNTVLGTIDEAGLAVLDKIGATGVAGNRESGLPASPVTITSIRLD is encoded by the coding sequence ATGGGACAGGTCTATCGCGCCTACGACACCAGCACCGACCGGATCGTCGCGCTCAAGGTGCTGCCCGCACATTTGGCCGAGGACAGCGAGTTTCAGCAACGATTCCGCCGCGAGGCACGCATCGCGGCAAGTCTGAACGACCCGCACATGGTGCCGATCCACAGCTACGGCGAGATCGACGGCCGACTCTACGTCGACATGCGCCTGATCGAGGGCCGCGACCTGTTGCAGTACATCCGCGACCACGGCGGACGGCTGGACCCGCAGCGCGCCGTCGCGGTGATCGAACAGGTTGCGGCAGCACTGGATACGGCACACGAGGTGGGGCTGATCCACCGCGACATCAAGCCGTCCAACATCCTGGTGACCAACCGGGAGTTCGTCTACCTGATCGACTTCGGCCTTGCCCGCACCGCCGCCGACACCGCACTCACCCAGAGTGGCCACACCATGGGCACGATGGCCTATATGGCCCCGGAGCGGTTTCGGGGCATGACCGACCACCGCGCGGACGTCTACGCGCTGGCCTGCGTGCTGTACGAATGCCTGACCGGGCGGCTGCCGTATCCGGGCGATACCTTCGAAGAACAACTCAACGCGCATCTGAACACTCCGCCGCCACGCGCCTCGTTTACCGCGCCGGGCGTGCCGCCGGCCCTCGACGACGTGATCGCCCGCGGCATGGCCAAGGATGTCGACTCCCGCTACCAGTCGGCAATCGAGTTCGCCGAGGCCGCCAAGGCCGCACTCACCGGCCCGCCCACCGCGGCGACGCCCGGCCCGTCGCACCCAGCCGCCGCCGCGGCGCCCCACGCCCCCCACCCCAGTGCCATGGTTGGGCCGCAGGCCCCGCCGCACGCCTCGAACCGGCGGCTGATTGTCGGCATTGTGGCCGCATCCATCTTCACCCTCACGATGGTGACGATCTTGGTGATCGCGCTGGTGACCCACGGCGACTCGACGGCGAGCAACGCGACCTCCACCACCGCACCGCATCCCAGGACGCCCAAACTGGGCCCCGCCATGGGCGGCCCGTTCGGGCCGACGACCGCTGCCACGCCGAACGGGACCGCCGCACCAGCGTTGCCGGCGTTCGCGCCCCCGCCGGACCTGGGCGCCAACTGCCAATATCCGGTGGTGGCCGCCGATTCCCCCGATGCGTCCCCGAAGCCGGTCAACCCGCCGCCGTCGGGTCGGGTGTCCACCACTCCGCCCGTGATCAAGGCGACCATCTCCACCAACGTCGGCGACATCGGCCTCGATCTGGACAATGCCAAGTCGCCCTGCACGGTGAACAGCTTCACCAGCCTGGCGCGGCAACAGTTCTTCAACGACACCTCGTGTGCCCGGCTGACCAAGACGGCCGACGTCGCGGCGCTGCTGTGCGGTGGTCCCGACAAGGACGGCGGCGGCGGGCCCGGCTACGAATTCGCCGACGAATACCCCACCAACCAGTACCCGCCGGGCGATCCCGCGCTGCGGGCGACCGTGGTGTACCCGCGCGGCACCGTGGCGATGGCGACCTCGGACCCGAACACCAACGGCAGCCAGTTCGTGCTGTTTTTCCAGGACACCGAGACACAACCGGTCAACACGGTGCTCGGGACCATCGATGAGGCCGGCCTGGCGGTCCTCGACAAGATCGGCGCGACCGGTGTGGCCGGCAACCGCGAGAGCGGCCTGCCGGCATCGCCGGTGACGATCACCTCGATACGGCTGGACTGA
- the secF gene encoding protein translocase subunit SecF — translation MTQKAKTADSDTAADSTTQPPQHSLLSRLYTGTGAFEVVGRRRLWYGISGAIVAIAVASIILRGFTFGIDFKGGTTVSMPVAGATGQAQTSQVQDVFRKTLGRDAEAVVIVGNGPSATVQISSETLTNDQTAKLRNALFDAFQPKGTDGKPNKAAISDSAVSETWGGQITKKALFALVVFVVLVGLYIMVRYERYMAMSALTTMVFDLTVTAGVYSLVGFEVSPATVIGLLTILGFSLYDTVIVFDKVEENTKDFQHTTRRTFAEEANLAVNQTFMRSINTSLISVLPVLALMVVAVWLLGVGTLKDLALVQLVGILVGTYSSIFFATPLLVTLRERTDLVRTHTRRVLKRRKPAPQQPTAAAADPGEQASETAPQTTKVESADTAAPSKPAPGARPVRPTGTRRPTGKRNAGRR, via the coding sequence ATGACCCAGAAAGCCAAGACCGCCGACAGCGACACCGCGGCCGACAGCACCACGCAGCCGCCGCAGCACAGCCTGCTCTCCCGGCTCTACACCGGAACCGGCGCGTTCGAGGTCGTCGGCCGGCGACGGCTCTGGTACGGCATCAGCGGTGCGATCGTCGCGATCGCGGTCGCCAGCATCATCCTGCGCGGCTTCACGTTCGGCATCGACTTCAAGGGCGGCACCACGGTGTCCATGCCCGTCGCGGGCGCGACCGGTCAGGCTCAGACCTCGCAGGTGCAGGACGTGTTCCGCAAGACGCTGGGCCGCGACGCCGAGGCGGTGGTCATCGTCGGCAACGGCCCGTCGGCGACCGTGCAGATCAGCTCGGAGACATTGACCAACGACCAGACGGCAAAACTGCGTAACGCGCTGTTCGACGCGTTCCAACCGAAGGGCACCGACGGCAAGCCCAACAAGGCGGCGATCAGCGACTCGGCGGTGTCGGAGACCTGGGGCGGCCAGATCACCAAGAAGGCGCTGTTCGCGCTGGTCGTGTTCGTGGTGCTGGTCGGCCTGTACATCATGGTTCGCTACGAGCGATACATGGCCATGTCCGCGTTGACGACCATGGTTTTCGACCTGACGGTCACGGCCGGGGTCTATTCGCTGGTCGGTTTCGAGGTCAGCCCGGCGACGGTGATCGGCCTGCTGACCATCCTCGGATTCTCGCTCTACGACACCGTCATCGTGTTCGACAAGGTCGAGGAGAACACCAAAGACTTCCAGCACACCACCCGCCGCACCTTCGCCGAGGAAGCCAACCTGGCGGTCAACCAGACCTTCATGCGCTCGATCAACACCAGCCTAATCTCGGTGCTGCCGGTGCTGGCATTGATGGTGGTGGCGGTATGGCTGCTCGGTGTCGGCACGCTGAAGGACCTGGCGTTGGTCCAGCTGGTCGGCATTTTGGTGGGCACCTACTCGTCCATCTTCTTCGCGACTCCGCTGCTGGTCACGCTGCGCGAGCGCACCGATCTGGTGCGTACGCACACCCGCCGCGTCCTGAAACGACGCAAGCCCGCCCCGCAGCAGCCGACCGCGGCTGCCGCCGACCCCGGCGAGCAGGCGTCCGAAACCGCCCCGCAGACCACCAAGGTCGAATCGGCCGACACGGCGGCACCGAGCAAACCGGCGCCCGGTGCCCGACCCGTGCGGCCCACCGGCACGCGACGCCCGACCGGCAAGCGAAACGCCGGCCGGCGGTAA
- a CDS encoding ABC transporter substrate-binding protein, translating into MRHPRAAILALIAPLAAASMLTGCSGSAASQIAYVVDGPLASYNVNTTIGAASAGAQAFARTLTGFGYHGPDGQVVADHDFGSVSVVGGSPLVLDYQIADNAVYSDGKPVTCDDLVLAWAAQSGRFPGFDAATQAGYADIANIECIPGQKKARVSFIPDRGIVDYQQLFVATTMMPSHVIADQLNIDVTATLLSNNASSIGQIAQLWNTGWDIKPGLKHDEIVKRFPSSGPYKIESVLDNGAVVLVANDRWWGPKAITKRITVSPQAPDIQDRVNNRSVDVVDVAAGSSGTLTTPDNYDRNDFASAGIEQLIFAPRGPLAQAKARRAVALCTPRDVIARDAGVAIANSRLSPATEDATALAEGATEAAPFAKADPAAARDALGGGPLSLRIGYQGPNARLAVTVGTIAKSCAPAGISVTNITLDTSGPQALSDGKIDVLLASTGGATGSGSTGSSAMDAYALHSGNGNNLSEYANPQIDGIIGALAVSADPAERVRLLAEAAPVLWGDMPTLPLYRQQRTLLMSKKMYAVSANPTRWGAGWNMDRWALLQ; encoded by the coding sequence ATGCGCCACCCGCGCGCGGCGATCCTCGCCCTGATCGCGCCGCTCGCTGCGGCGTCGATGCTGACCGGCTGCTCGGGCAGCGCCGCCTCGCAGATCGCGTACGTCGTCGACGGCCCGTTGGCCAGCTACAACGTCAACACCACCATCGGTGCCGCGTCGGCCGGCGCGCAGGCGTTCGCCCGCACCCTGACCGGGTTCGGCTATCACGGCCCGGACGGTCAAGTCGTGGCCGACCATGACTTCGGCAGCGTCTCGGTGGTCGGCGGCTCACCCCTGGTGCTGGACTATCAGATCGCCGACAACGCGGTCTACTCCGACGGCAAGCCGGTCACCTGCGACGACCTGGTGCTGGCCTGGGCGGCCCAGTCCGGCCGGTTTCCCGGCTTCGACGCCGCCACCCAGGCCGGCTACGCCGACATTGCCAACATCGAGTGCATCCCGGGTCAGAAGAAGGCGCGGGTGTCGTTCATCCCGGACCGCGGCATCGTGGACTACCAGCAGCTGTTCGTGGCGACGACGATGATGCCGTCGCACGTCATCGCCGACCAGCTCAACATCGACGTGACCGCGACGCTGCTCAGCAACAACGCGTCGTCGATCGGCCAGATCGCGCAACTGTGGAACACCGGATGGGACATCAAGCCCGGTCTCAAACACGACGAGATCGTCAAACGCTTCCCATCGTCCGGGCCGTACAAGATCGAGTCCGTCCTGGACAACGGGGCGGTGGTGCTCGTCGCCAACGATCGCTGGTGGGGACCCAAGGCGATCACCAAGCGGATCACCGTGTCGCCGCAGGCACCCGACATCCAGGACCGGGTCAACAACCGCAGCGTCGACGTCGTCGATGTCGCTGCCGGGTCGTCGGGCACGCTGACCACTCCGGACAACTACGACCGCAACGACTTCGCCTCGGCAGGCATCGAGCAGCTCATTTTCGCCCCGCGAGGTCCGCTCGCGCAGGCCAAGGCGCGCCGCGCGGTTGCGCTGTGCACGCCCCGCGACGTGATCGCTCGCGATGCGGGCGTGGCGATCGCCAACTCCCGCCTGTCGCCGGCCACCGAGGATGCGACCGCGCTGGCCGAGGGGGCGACCGAGGCCGCACCGTTCGCCAAGGCGGATCCCGCGGCGGCCCGTGACGCGCTCGGTGGTGGGCCGCTGTCGCTGCGGATCGGCTACCAGGGCCCCAATGCCCGACTCGCGGTCACCGTCGGGACCATCGCCAAGTCCTGCGCTCCGGCCGGCATCAGCGTCACCAACATCACGCTGGACACGTCCGGCCCGCAGGCGCTCAGCGACGGCAAGATCGACGTCCTGCTGGCCAGCACCGGCGGCGCGACCGGCAGCGGCTCCACCGGGTCGTCGGCGATGGATGCCTACGCCCTGCACAGCGGCAACGGCAACAACCTCTCGGAATACGCGAACCCGCAGATCGACGGCATCATCGGTGCGCTGGCGGTCTCCGCGGACCCGGCCGAGCGCGTTCGGCTGCTCGCCGAGGCTGCACCGGTACTGTGGGGCGACATGCCGACGTTGCCGCTCTATCGGCAACAGCGCACGCTGCTGATGTCGAAGAAGATGTACGCGGTCAGCGCGAACCCGACCCGCTGGGGCGCCGGCTGGAACATGGATCGGTGGGCGTTGCTGCAGTGA
- the hisS gene encoding histidine--tRNA ligase, whose product MTGSSSFSTFSAPKGVPDYVPPESAQFVAVRSALLGAARRAGYGDIELPIFEDTGLFARGVGESTDVVSKEMYTFADRGDRSVTLRPEGTAGVVRAVIEHGLDRGALPVKLCYAGPFFRYERPQAGRYRQLQQVGVEAIGVDDPALDAEVIAVADAGFRSLGLDGFRLEITSLGDESCRPQYRELLQEFLFGLALDEETRRRAEINPLRVLDDKRPEVRAMTAEAPVLLDHLSDAAKQHFDTVLAHLDALGVPYVINPRMVRGLDYYTKTTFEFVHDGLGAQSGIGGGGRYDGLMRQLGGQDLSGIGFGLGVDRTLLALRAEGKSVGETARCDVFGVPLSEPAKLRLAVLAGRLRAAGVRVDLAYGGRGLKGAMRAADRSGARLALVAGDRDLEAGTIGVKDLATGDQVSVPIDSVVAEVLSRF is encoded by the coding sequence ATGACGGGGTCCTCTTCGTTTTCGACGTTTTCTGCGCCCAAGGGCGTTCCGGACTATGTGCCGCCGGAGTCCGCGCAGTTCGTCGCGGTGCGGTCCGCCCTGCTGGGCGCCGCCCGCCGAGCCGGCTACGGCGACATCGAACTGCCCATCTTCGAGGACACCGGGCTGTTCGCCCGCGGCGTCGGCGAGTCCACCGACGTGGTGTCCAAGGAGATGTACACGTTCGCCGACCGCGGTGACCGTTCGGTGACGCTGCGGCCGGAGGGGACGGCCGGGGTGGTGCGCGCGGTGATCGAACACGGCCTGGACCGCGGCGCGTTGCCGGTGAAATTGTGTTACGCCGGACCGTTTTTCCGCTACGAACGGCCGCAGGCCGGCCGCTACCGTCAGCTGCAGCAGGTCGGTGTGGAGGCGATCGGTGTCGACGACCCGGCGCTCGACGCCGAGGTGATCGCCGTGGCCGACGCCGGCTTCCGGTCGCTGGGCCTGGACGGGTTTCGGCTGGAAATCACCTCGCTGGGCGACGAGAGCTGCCGCCCGCAGTATCGGGAACTGTTGCAGGAGTTCCTGTTCGGGCTCGCACTTGACGAGGAGACCCGACGGCGCGCCGAGATCAATCCGTTGCGGGTGCTCGACGACAAACGGCCCGAGGTGCGCGCCATGACGGCTGAGGCGCCGGTGCTGCTCGACCATCTCTCCGATGCCGCCAAGCAGCATTTCGACACCGTGCTCGCGCATCTGGATGCCCTCGGCGTGCCCTACGTGATCAACCCGCGGATGGTGCGTGGCCTGGATTACTACACCAAGACGACCTTCGAGTTCGTGCACGACGGCCTGGGCGCGCAGTCGGGCATCGGAGGCGGCGGCCGCTACGACGGTTTGATGCGTCAGCTCGGCGGTCAGGACCTGTCCGGCATCGGATTTGGGCTGGGCGTCGACCGCACGCTGCTGGCACTGCGGGCCGAGGGCAAGAGCGTAGGGGAGACCGCGCGCTGCGACGTGTTCGGAGTCCCGCTGAGCGAGCCGGCCAAGCTGCGGCTGGCGGTGCTGGCCGGGCGGTTGCGAGCCGCCGGTGTGCGGGTCGACCTGGCTTACGGCGGCCGGGGGCTCAAGGGTGCGATGCGGGCGGCCGACCGTTCCGGTGCGCGCCTCGCCCTGGTGGCCGGCGACCGCGACCTCGAGGCCGGGACGATCGGCGTCAAGGATCTCGCGACCGGGGACCAGGTGTCGGTGCCGATCGATTCCGTGGTGGCCGAAGTACTTTCGCGCTTCTAG
- a CDS encoding adenine phosphoribosyltransferase, with translation MTGVREDAPLAGLITSLTREVSDFPQPGVQFKDLTPVFADATAMAAVTDALAGFAAGADLVAGIDSRGFLVAAAVADRLGTGVLAIRKGGKLPPPVHAVEYDLEYGSAILEIPADGIAFRGRRVAIIDDVLATGGTLAAAAELLRRVGAQVTVAGVVLELTGLGGREAVAPLQVHSLCPM, from the coding sequence GTGACGGGTGTTCGAGAGGATGCGCCGCTGGCCGGCCTGATCACGTCGCTGACCCGCGAGGTGTCCGATTTCCCGCAGCCCGGCGTCCAGTTCAAAGACCTGACCCCGGTGTTCGCCGACGCGACGGCGATGGCCGCGGTCACCGACGCGCTGGCGGGTTTCGCCGCCGGCGCCGACCTGGTGGCCGGCATCGATTCCCGCGGGTTCCTGGTCGCGGCGGCGGTGGCCGACCGACTGGGCACCGGCGTGCTCGCGATCCGCAAGGGCGGCAAACTGCCACCCCCGGTGCACGCCGTCGAATACGACCTGGAGTACGGCAGCGCCATTTTGGAGATCCCCGCCGACGGCATCGCATTTCGCGGCCGCCGGGTGGCAATCATCGACGATGTGCTGGCCACCGGCGGGACGTTGGCCGCGGCGGCCGAGCTACTGAGGCGGGTCGGGGCCCAGGTGACGGTCGCCGGGGTGGTGCTGGAGCTGACCGGGTTGGGCGGCCGCGAGGCGGTCGCGCCGCTGCAAGTCCACAGCTTGTGCCCGATGTAG
- a CDS encoding MBL fold metallo-hydrolase — protein MLITGFPAGMLQCNCYVLAERPGTDAVIVDPGQRAMGPLRRILDENRLTPAAVLLTHGHIDHMWSAQKVSDTFGCPTYIHPEDRFMLKDPIHGLGPRVAQLVTGAFFREPKQVVELDHDGDKIDLGNVSVNVDHTPGHTRGSVVFRVSQASPADHDVVFTGDTLFERSVGRTDLFGGSGRDLLTSIVEKLLVLDDNTVVLPGHGNATTIGAERRFNPFLEGLTG, from the coding sequence GTGTTGATTACCGGATTTCCCGCCGGCATGTTGCAGTGCAACTGCTACGTGCTGGCCGAGCGACCCGGAACCGACGCCGTGATCGTCGACCCCGGGCAGCGTGCGATGGGTCCGCTGCGGCGCATCCTCGACGAAAACCGGCTGACCCCGGCCGCGGTGCTGCTCACCCACGGACACATCGACCACATGTGGTCGGCGCAGAAGGTTTCCGATACCTTCGGCTGCCCGACCTACATCCATCCCGAAGACCGCTTCATGCTGAAAGACCCGATCCACGGCCTGGGCCCGCGGGTGGCCCAACTGGTGACGGGTGCGTTCTTCCGCGAGCCTAAACAGGTGGTTGAGCTGGACCACGACGGAGACAAGATCGATCTGGGCAACGTGAGCGTCAACGTCGATCACACACCCGGGCACACTCGCGGGTCGGTGGTCTTTCGGGTCTCTCAGGCAAGTCCAGCCGACCACGATGTGGTGTTCACCGGTGACACCCTGTTCGAGCGCTCGGTGGGACGCACCGACCTGTTCGGCGGCAGCGGCCGCGACTTGCTGACCTCGATCGTCGAGAAGCTGTTGGTGCTCGACGACAACACGGTGGTGCTGCCCGGGCACGGCAACGCCACCACCATCGGCGCCGAGCGGCGCTTCAACCCGTTCCTCGAAGGCCTGACCGGATGA
- a CDS encoding peptidylprolyl isomerase, with amino-acid sequence MPTNEQRRANAKRKLERQLERRAQQARRRRLLLIVGGVVGVVAVAAAVTIAVINSNNRHKTDSAAATPGSPPAASTTAPTGQVPPAPPLPAFKPSATLGANCQYPATPQEPAAKPVKPPRTGKVPTDPAQVSVSMSTSQGNLGLMLANNESPCTVNSFASLVGQKYFDDTKCHRLTTSETLGVLQCGDPKGDGTGGPGYKFDNEYPTDQYPPNDPKAQEPVVYPRGTLAMANAGPGTNGSQFFMVYKDSQLPPQYTVFGKIQDDGLAVLDKIAKAGVVGGGDDGAPVSEVTIKSIRLD; translated from the coding sequence GTGCCGACCAACGAACAGCGACGTGCCAACGCCAAGCGCAAACTCGAACGGCAGCTGGAGCGTCGCGCGCAGCAGGCCCGACGCCGCCGCCTGCTGCTCATCGTCGGCGGCGTGGTCGGGGTCGTCGCCGTGGCGGCCGCCGTGACGATCGCCGTGATCAACTCCAACAACCGGCACAAGACCGACTCGGCGGCCGCGACGCCGGGCAGCCCCCCGGCGGCGAGCACCACGGCACCGACCGGTCAGGTTCCGCCGGCTCCGCCGCTGCCGGCGTTCAAGCCGTCGGCCACCCTCGGCGCCAACTGCCAGTACCCGGCCACGCCGCAGGAACCGGCCGCCAAACCTGTGAAGCCGCCGCGTACCGGCAAGGTGCCCACCGACCCCGCCCAGGTCAGCGTGAGCATGTCGACCAGCCAGGGCAACCTGGGCCTGATGCTGGCCAACAACGAATCACCTTGCACGGTCAACAGTTTCGCCAGCCTGGTCGGCCAGAAGTACTTCGACGACACCAAGTGCCACCGGCTGACCACCTCGGAGACGTTGGGCGTCCTGCAGTGCGGTGACCCCAAGGGCGACGGCACCGGCGGCCCGGGCTACAAGTTCGACAACGAATATCCGACCGACCAGTACCCGCCGAACGATCCCAAGGCGCAGGAACCGGTGGTCTATCCGCGTGGCACGCTCGCCATGGCCAACGCCGGCCCGGGCACCAACGGCAGCCAATTCTTCATGGTCTACAAGGACTCCCAGCTGCCGCCGCAGTACACCGTGTTCGGCAAGATTCAAGACGACGGACTGGCCGTGCTGGACAAGATCGCCAAGGCCGGTGTGGTCGGCGGTGGCGACGACGGAGCACCGGTCAGCGAAGTCACGATCAAGTCGATACGTCTGGACTAA
- a CDS encoding RelA/SpoT family protein — MADEQGTAQAVAPPIESPAPPRTVDPPEPPTETLKTSSSASRRVRARLARRMTAQRSTLNPVLEPLVAVHREIYPKANLQLLQRAFEVADQRHASQLRHSGDPYITHPLAVANILAELGMDTTTLVAALLHDTVEDTGYTLEALSEEFGEEVGHLVDGVTKLDRVELGNAAEGETIRKMITAMARDPRVLVIKVADRLHNMRTMRFLPPEKQARKARETLEVIAPLAHRLGMASVKWELEDLSFAILHPKKYEEIVRLVAGRAPSRDTYLAKVRAEIVATLNASKIKATVEGRPKHYWSIYQKMIVKGRDFDDIHDLVGIRILCDEIRDCYAAVGVVHSLWQPMAGRFKDYIAQPRYGVYQSLHTTVVGPEGKPLEVQIRTRDMHRTAEYGIAAHWRYKEAKGRNGVPHPHAATEIDDMAWMRQLLDWQREAADPGEFLESLRYDLAVQEIFVFTPKGDVITLPNGSTPVDFAYAVHTEVGHRCIGARVNGRLVALERKLENGEVVEVFTSKAPNAGPSRDWQQFVVSPRAKAKIRQWFAKERREEALEAGKEAMAREVRRGGLPLQRLVNGESMAAVARELHYTDVSTMYTAIGEGHVSARHVVQRLLAELGGIDQAEEDLAERSTPTTMLRRPRSTDDVGVSVPGAPGVLTKLAKCCTPVPGDQIMGFVTRGGGVSVHRTDCTNAASLQQQAERIIEVLWAPSPSSVFLVAIQVEALDRHRLLSDVTRVLADEKVNILSASVTTSGDRVAISRFTFEMGDPKHLGHLLNVVRNVEGVYDVYRVTSAA; from the coding sequence GTGGCGGATGAGCAAGGTACGGCGCAAGCTGTCGCGCCGCCGATCGAGTCGCCGGCGCCCCCTCGGACCGTGGACCCGCCGGAGCCACCCACCGAGACGCTGAAGACGTCCAGTAGCGCGTCCCGGCGGGTGCGGGCCCGGCTCGCCCGGCGGATGACCGCACAGCGCAGCACACTCAACCCTGTGCTCGAGCCGCTGGTGGCGGTGCACCGCGAGATTTACCCCAAAGCCAATCTGCAGCTACTGCAGCGTGCCTTCGAGGTCGCCGACCAGCGGCACGCCAGCCAACTTCGACATTCCGGTGATCCCTACATCACCCATCCGCTGGCCGTCGCCAACATTCTCGCCGAATTGGGGATGGACACCACCACTTTGGTGGCCGCCCTGCTGCACGACACCGTCGAGGACACCGGTTACACGCTGGAGGCACTGAGCGAGGAGTTCGGCGAAGAGGTCGGCCACCTCGTCGACGGCGTGACCAAACTCGATCGCGTCGAGCTGGGCAACGCGGCCGAGGGCGAGACGATCCGCAAGATGATCACCGCGATGGCCCGCGACCCGCGGGTATTGGTGATCAAGGTGGCCGACCGGCTGCACAACATGCGCACCATGCGCTTCCTGCCGCCGGAGAAGCAGGCCCGCAAGGCCCGCGAGACACTGGAAGTCATTGCACCCCTTGCGCATCGGCTGGGAATGGCCAGCGTCAAGTGGGAACTGGAAGACTTGTCGTTCGCGATCCTGCACCCCAAGAAGTACGAGGAGATCGTCCGCCTGGTCGCCGGGCGCGCCCCGTCGCGCGACACCTATCTGGCCAAGGTCCGCGCGGAAATCGTCGCCACGCTGAACGCGTCGAAAATCAAGGCGACGGTCGAGGGCAGGCCCAAGCACTACTGGTCGATCTACCAGAAGATGATCGTCAAGGGCCGCGACTTCGACGACATCCACGACCTGGTTGGCATCCGCATTCTGTGCGACGAGATCCGGGACTGTTACGCCGCGGTCGGCGTGGTGCACTCGTTGTGGCAGCCGATGGCGGGGCGGTTCAAGGACTACATCGCCCAGCCCAGATACGGTGTGTACCAATCGCTGCACACCACCGTCGTCGGTCCGGAGGGCAAGCCGCTGGAGGTGCAGATCCGCACCCGCGACATGCACCGCACCGCCGAATACGGCATCGCGGCGCACTGGCGGTACAAGGAAGCCAAGGGCCGCAACGGTGTTCCGCACCCGCACGCCGCGACCGAGATCGACGACATGGCCTGGATGCGCCAGCTGCTCGACTGGCAGCGAGAGGCCGCCGACCCCGGTGAGTTCCTGGAGTCGCTGCGTTATGACCTTGCGGTGCAAGAGATCTTCGTGTTCACCCCCAAGGGCGACGTGATCACCCTGCCGAACGGTTCGACACCGGTGGACTTCGCCTACGCGGTGCACACCGAGGTCGGCCACCGCTGCATCGGTGCCCGAGTCAACGGCCGGCTGGTCGCCCTGGAGCGCAAGCTCGAAAACGGGGAAGTGGTGGAGGTTTTCACCTCCAAGGCCCCCAACGCCGGACCGTCGCGGGACTGGCAGCAGTTCGTGGTGTCGCCGCGGGCCAAGGCGAAGATCCGGCAATGGTTCGCCAAGGAGCGTCGCGAAGAGGCGTTGGAGGCCGGCAAAGAGGCGATGGCCCGCGAGGTGCGCCGCGGCGGACTTCCGTTGCAGCGCTTGGTCAATGGTGAGTCCATGGCCGCGGTGGCGCGGGAACTGCACTACACCGACGTGTCCACCATGTACACCGCAATCGGCGAGGGCCACGTTTCGGCCCGCCACGTCGTGCAGCGGCTGCTGGCCGAACTGGGCGGGATCGACCAGGCCGAAGAGGATCTGGCCGAACGGTCCACGCCGACGACCATGCTGCGTCGCCCGCGCAGCACCGACGACGTCGGTGTCTCAGTCCCCGGGGCGCCCGGTGTGCTGACCAAGTTGGCCAAGTGCTGTACGCCGGTGCCGGGCGACCAGATCATGGGTTTCGTCACCCGCGGCGGCGGGGTCAGCGTGCACCGCACCGACTGCACCAACGCCGCCTCGCTGCAGCAGCAGGCCGAGCGGATCATCGAGGTGCTCTGGGCGCCGTCCCCGTCGTCGGTGTTTTTGGTGGCCATTCAGGTCGAGGCGCTCGACCGGCACCGGCTGCTCTCGGACGTCACCCGCGTACTGGCCGACGAAAAGGTGAACATCCTCTCGGCGTCGGTCACTACCTCGGGGGACCGGGTTGCCATCAGCCGCTTCACTTTTGAGATGGGCGACCCCAAGCACCTCGGGCATCTGCTCAATGTCGTGCGCAATGTCGAAGGCGTGTACGACGTCTACCGGGTTACATCGGCCGCATAA